The sequence below is a genomic window from Sphingobacterium sp. ML3W.
AATGTCGAGATTTTTTGTGATAGCTCTTCGGCAATTAACGGATATTCCAAGTAGTAGTTCTGCGCATTATTGCTGAAATTTTCTAAATGCTGTTGACGAGTAACTTTGTTTCGAATATATTCAAATGTTTTTAGTTTAACAGCCCTTATCAAGTACCGCTCAACTTCTTTTAGACGAAGATCATCGCGACGTTCCCATAATGATTTAAAAACCTCTTGAACAATCTCTTTTGCTACTTCTTCATCTTGGATATTTTTTAGACAAAAAGCAAACATACCTTCCCAATACTGAAGGTATATTTGCTCAAAGTTTTCTTTATTAATGATAAAAATTTTTGTTTCCAAAATAAGAAGTGGCTACTTAATCTGTGCTTTAAGTAGCAAATATACTCTTATTTAGATTCGTTTTAAATAATTTTTAGATTTCTTTTATAAATTCAACCAGGGCTTTACCTGGATCAGTAGTCTTCATGAAGGTTTCTCCAATGAGAAAAGAGTGGTAGCCGGCTTTTTTTAAATCACGGATAGTAGCAGGGTCTGAAATTCCACTTTCGGATATTTTTATGTAAGAGTTTGGAATCTTATCGACTAAATCATAGGAATGACTTAGTGATACTGTGAAGTCTTTTAAATTCCGGTTATTAACACCGATGGCATCTATTGTTTCAAACAAATTACGATTTAACTCTTCTTCATTATGAACCTCCAGTAGCACATTTAAGCCAAGAGACTTTGCATAAAAGGAAAGCTCTTTAACTTTCTCAGTGGACAAACATGCTGCAATAAGTAGAATAATATCAGCACCATAGGCTTTTGCCTCTGCAATTTGATATTTATCTACAATAAATTCTTTACGAAGCAATGGTATGGTCAATACGGCACGAGCTGCTTTTAAATCGTCCAAACTACCTTGAAAAAAATCTGCATCTGTTAAGACAGATATTGCAGATGCTCCAGCGTCTTGATACCCTTTTACAACTTCGGAAACGCTATTTGTATCGTTGATAATACCCTTTGATGGTGAGGCTCTTTTGTATTCTGAAATAATTCCAGTTCTTCGCGAATCAAGTATTGATTCTTTTAAGGAGTAACACGTCCTGTTAAAAAGTGGATACTGGCTTAGTTCTTCAATTGAAATTTTTGCCTTAGCTTCTCTGACTTCGACGTGCTTCCTTTCAACTATTTTATCTAAAATTGTCATTTTTAATTTTTTAACCAATTTTCAATTATTTTTTTACCATTTTCAGTTAAGACTGATTCAGGATGAAATTGTAACCCTTTAACATCGAGTTTTTTATGAGATAGGGCCATAATGACACCATCTTCATCTGTAGCTGTTACCTTAAGTGTATCGGGAAGTGATGAAGGTTCTACTGCCCAAGAATGGTAGCGTGCAATTTTACTATGGTTGGTATAACCTTCGAACAATTTTTCAGATGGGTCTGTAATGATTAAATCTGTTGCAACACCGTGTAAAGGTCTAGGCATATTATAGAGTTTCCCGCCAAAAACTTCTGCGATGGCCTGTTGACCAAGACAGATTCCCAATATGCTTTTAGTTTCTGCGTACTTACGGATAACCTCTAATAATAAGCCAGCTTCTTCGGGAATGCCAGGACCTGGTGATAGTAAAATCTTGTTGAATTCCGCTACATCTTCTAAATTGAATTTATCATTTCTCCAAACCGTATACTCTTGATCACACTCTTGTAACAAATGAACTAAATTGTACGTAAATGAATCGTAGTTATCGATTACTAATATTTTATGATTGCTCATGGAAAATTTCTGTTTCTAAATTAAAGAAATGTTTGATAATAGTCTGGAATATATTTTCTACCAGTGTTGCTTCAATATGTAAGGAATTGGCCCACTCACTTCTCTGTTCGAACATATTGATTACTCTTTGATCCGCTTTAACTTCTTCTAATGAAGATTTATATTGAGCGGCTTGTTGCACATATTTTGCACGTTGTGCAATAAGTTCAATGATCCTATAATCGATACAATCTATTGAACTACGAACGTGTGATAGGTTATCACAATACTCTAAAGGTCTAATCATAACGTTTCTGCTAACTCTAAAGCTTTTCTCAAAGCGGCTATTTTATTATTTACTTCCTGCAATTCCATTTCAGGGTCTGAATCTAGCACGATTCCGCCACCAGCTTGATAATTTAGTAAGTTTTGCTTACTTAAAAAGGAACGAATCATAATGGCATGATTAAAGTCACCGTTGAAGCCCATATATCCGATTGCTCCACTGTAAAATGAACGTTGCTGACCTTCATATCTATCAATTAATGTTAGTGCCATATGTTTAGGTGCACCACTCAATGTTCCGGCTGGATAGGTGTCTCCAACAACATCAAATGGATTAACATCAGATTTTAATTTACCTGATACCTTCGATACCAAATGAATGACATGCGAGTAGTATTGAGCCTCTTTATAGGATTTTACTTCTACCTGATTACAATGTCTACTTAAATCGTTTCGTGCTAGATCTACTAACATAACATGCTCAGCAGATTCTTTAGGGTCGTTTTTAAGTTTTTCTGCTAGCTTAATATCTTCCTCCATATTGCCTGTACGTTTAAATGTCCCAGCGATAGGGTATATTGTTGCTTCTCCATTTTTAATGGTTAACTGTGCCTCAGGAGATGAACCAAATAGCTTGAAATTACCGTAATCAAAGTAGAACAAGTAGGGAGAAGGGTTGATCGATCGTAGTGCACGGTATACATTAAACTCATCACCTAGAAATGGCGTAGAAAAGGCACGTGAAGGCACAATTTGAAAGACATCGCCTCGCTGAATATGTTCTTTTACTTTTTTTACGAGTTCCCGATGTTCTTCATCCGTTCGATTGGAAGATTCCTCACCGGTTATGCGAAATGTATATTCTGGAAAGTTTTTATTTTGGATTAAATATTGAAGTTTTTCTAATTCTGATTCTTCGTCATTTAATAAGTGTTCAAATACATAGAGTTCGTTGCGGAAATGGTCAATCGCTATCACATATTTATACACATGATATTGCATATGCGGAATATCCAATTTTGGACTTGGGGCTGTGGTTAATTTGATGTCTTCGAAATGTTCGATTGCATCAAATGTGAAATAACCGAACAGACCATTAGAAATGATATTTCGTTCTGTAGTGTTGGTTACAGCAAATGCTTTTCTGAAGCTAGCAACCTCTTCCTTTAGATTGATCTCTTTCTTGCTCTTGATGGTGATTTTTTCGTTTGGATAGGCAATTTCTAATTGCGTTTTATCTAATTTTATATGTGCAATAGACTGACAACAGATGTAACTGATGTTATTATCCCTGCTATGATAGTCAGAGCTTTCTAGTAATATGCTATTTGGAAAGACATCACGTAATCTAAGATAGATGCTAACCGGAGTCGTCGTATCAGCAAGCAATTTTTTGAGATTTGTTTTAAACGTGTATTTCATTTTATTCTTTATTTTTAAACATAAAAAAACCCGACACTGAGTAGCATCGGGTTTGAACTTCCATAAATGGTTTTGGTTGATTATGAAATATTTTTGACAATACCAATTAGTCCCCGATGCTTATTGCTTCAGGCCACCACCAATTTGTATATGTTCTAATTGTCGTCATTGTATCACAAATTTATAAAAAAAAATGATTAAGCAAACTTTTTATGATAAAAAATCAATAAAATCTAAAATTTATTAGTCATTTAATAAATCGGGTCTTCTTTCAAGGGTGCGTTTTAGTTGTTGTTCATCTCTCCATTCCGCTATTTTAGCTTCGTGTCCACTGAGTAAGACGTCGGGTACTTTATGGCCTTTCCAATCCGCTGGGCGTGTATATATCGGTGCATCAAGTAGACCATCTTGAAAAGAATCTGATAATGCGGAGGTTTCGTCAGACAGAACTCCAGGGATTAACCGTATGATAGCATCTGTTAAAATTGCTGCAGGTAATTCTCCTCCTGACAGTACATAATCACCAACAGAAATTTCTTTTGTAACATAAATATCTCTTATGCGTTGGTCAATACCTTTGTAATGACCACAAAGAATCATCATATTCCCTTTTGTGGAAAGATTATTAGCAATCTCTTGATTGAGCGTCTCACCATCAGGGGACATAAAAATGACCTCATCATAAGTCCGCTCGGCTAGTAGTTTTTCTATGCAAGAAGCGAAGGGTTCGATTTGCATGACCATCCCTGAGCCTCCGCCATATGGATAGTCATCAACACTTTTCTGCTTATTTGTTGCATAATCACGTAAATTATGGACAACAATTTCTGCTAATCCTTTTTTTTGTGCCCGCTGTAAAATAGAATGAGCAAATGGGCTATCTAATAAGCTTGGAAGTACGGTAATAATATCAAATCGCATTCTGCAAAGATACATAAAATTGAAAATTCCCAATATTAATTTCTTTTCTATAAAACAGTTAGGTTTTTGATCAATTCATTAGCCTTTGATAAATGATTTGGGCATCATGTTTATGATAATCATCAACGCCTATGTATTTATAAGATTGATTCGCTTATCTTTGCGAAAAAAAGCGAATAAAAGTGATTAACGTAAATAATATTTCAGTTTCCTTTGGAGGAACAACTCTTTTTAGTGATGTTTCATTTTCAATTAATGAAAATGATAAAATCGCTCTAATGGGAAAGAACGGGGCAGGTAAATCAACATTGTTGAAAATTATTGCTGGTGCAGGAAAAGCCACTACAGGTCATGTCTCTGGACCAAAAGATGCTGTTATAGCCTACCTTCCGCAACATCTATTGACGCAAGATAATGTTACTGTTTTTGAAGAAACTTTAAAGGCATTTGAGGAGGTTTATCATATGCGTGATGAACTAGAACAGTTAAATGAACAGTTGAATGTCAGGACAGACTATGAAACGGATGATTACATGAAACTCATCGAACGGGTATCGGAATTAAGTGAAAAATTCTATTCTATAGAGGAAGTTAACTATGAAGCTGAGGTTGAAAAAGTATTAAAGGGTCTAGGTTTTGAGCGTAATGATTTTACACGTCAGACTTCCGAATTCTCTGGAGGATGGCGCATGCGTATTGAATTGGCAAAAATATTATTAAAAAAGCCTGATTTAATTTTATTGGATGAGCCAACTAACCACATGGATATTGAAAGTATTCAATGGTTAGAGGATTTTTTAATGAACTCAGCTAAAGCAGTGATTGTTATTTCACACGATAGAGCCTTTGTTGATAATATTACCAATCGGACGATAGAAGTAACGATGGGTCGTATTTACGACTATAAAGCTAAATACAGTCATTACCTAGAGCTTCGTAGAGATCGTCGCTTGCACCAGCTAAAAGCTTATGAAGAGCAGCAGCGATTTATTGCGGACAATCAAGAATTTATAGACCGTTTTAGGGGAACATATTCAAAAACACTACAGGTACAATCGCGTGTTAAGATGTTGGAAAAATTAGAAGTTATCGAAATTGATGAGGTTGATACATCAGCGTTGCGATTAAAATTTCCACCTTCTCCTCGCTCGGGTCAATATCCTGTGATGGTTGAGGAACTAACCAAGAAATATGGCGACCATGTTGTTTTTCAGAAAGCAGATATGGTCATTGAACGTGGTGAAAAGGTTGCTTTTGTTGGTAAAAATGGTGAAGGGAAGTCAACTATGATTAAAGCAATCATGGGAGAAATCGAGTATGAAGGGAGTTTGAAAATCGGTCATAATGCTAAGATTGGTTATTTCGCACAGAATCAGGCTGCGTTATTAGACGGTGAATTAACTGTTTTTGACACCATAGATCAAATTGCAGTTGGGGATGTCCGTGTGAAAATTAAGGACTTACTAGGTGCTTTTATGTTTAGTGGTGACGATACAACTAAAAAAGTGAAGGTCTTGTCAGGGGGAGAAAAAACACGTTTAGCCATGATAAAATTATTGTTGGAGCCTGTCAATGTTCTGATTCTCGATGAACCTACCAATCACTTGGACATGAAAACGAAGGACATTATAAAAGATGCTCTTCAAGATTTTGATGGGACATTGATTTTAGTATCCCATGATCGTGACTTCTTGGATGGTCTAGCGCACAAAGTATTTGAATTTGGAAATAAACGTGTTCGTGAGCATTTTACAGATATTAAAGGATTTCTTGAATATAAGAAAATGAATAGTTTGAAAGATATAGAAAAGTAACAATCAAAAAAAGCTCCTAAAATTGTTTAGGAGCTTTTTTTTTAATCGATGTCTGACTTTTTTCCTCCTCCAAAGAGTTTGGATACAATCCAAAGGATTAGACCCACTACAATGACGACTACGATAATGCCTGACCATACACCTGCTTTGAAAATGCCCTCAATTACCGAGCAGCTCGTTAAAGAAAGGCAAGTTAACAGGATAAATACTATTGGAAATATTCTCTTCATGATATATTGTGTTTTAATAAAGAACAAGCATTAGGTTCTAATGTTTGTTCTTTACATTCATTTTTTCTAGAAAGGTAAATCTTCTTCTATCGTATCTTCAGAATTAACAGTAGTGTTTCCTTTACTTGATTTAGACTTGCTCATCACAATAATGTTTTCAACTTTAATCTCAGTTAGTGTTCTCTTGCCGTTAATACTATCCTCAAATTCGCGGTAAGTTAGTTTTCCTTCTACTAATATCTGTGATCCCTTTTGGCAATGTTTCTCAATGATATTATTGAGGTTGCCCCATACAACTAGGGTGTGCCATTGGGTTTCGTCCACCCACTCTCCGGCTTTGTTCTTAAATAAATCTTTGGTTGCTAGTCTCAGCGTAGATACCTTGGTTCCGCTATTACTTGTTTTGATAATGGGATCCCCACCTAAATGACCAATTAACTGAACTTTGTTTCTTAATGTACTCATAACTTTAGCTTTAAATGATATAAAATTGTTTAACTTCAATAATTATGTTCTTCAACAACGTCGAATAACTGCTGTAAAAGTCAGAATTAGAATAAAATTTAGTCGGTTATTAAACGTTTATATTCGACTGTAAGCGTTTGTAAACGTTTGTTGTCGTTTATTTTTTTAAGCTTATGTTAGAAAATGTTTTAAAAATTTGTTTGGAATGCAATCAACCTATACGTGGAAGAGCTGATAAGCGGTTTTGCGATGATAATTGTCGGAATAGCTATAATAATCGACAGAACAGTGACCATACGAACCTAGTACGAAAAATCAACTACACACTACGTAAAAATAGACGTATCCTGCTAGAGCTTTTGGGGGAAGAGGGGATGTTAAAGGTTAATAGAGAAAAATTGCTACAACAGGGATTTGATATGAAGTATTATACAAATACTTTTATAAATGTAAAAGGGCAAACCTACTTTTTTGTTTATGAATATGGTTATTTGGTCATAGAAGGTAGTATGATTTTAATTGTTAAAAGAGAGCCAAAATAGAGAATAAAATTATGGGTTATCGCTATTTATGTTTCCATTAAGATTAATTCATGAGGTGAATTTTATCACATATCCACAATTTCTGAAACTATATGAGATGCTATGAGAACAGGATAATTATATATGATTGACTATGGGATTAATTTTTCATGAACTTTTTTGCCATAGTGGTCAGTGCCATAGAATAGGAGATATTCTACTTGAGTTCCTAATCCGGAAGTTCCCTCTTTCTGTTTGATGAATATCCTTTGAAGATTAAGCTTGTGCCCATTGACTACAGTTTCTACATAGGGCTTACCTGTTTTGTCAATTTTGAGGTATAGTGGTTGATTGGCATAAGACACAATTTTGATTTCAAAGGTATTGTTTTCCAATTCTTTTGATTTAATACCATATGCAAATTTTTGTTGGATACCTGTCAGGGGTCTAATTTCTCCATTTTTATCATATAAAATACGGTAGTTTTTAATCGGATTTTTATTGTCAAAATTTAATTTATCAATCATGTTAGCTTCATAAACATAAGTGTTATGACCTTCACTATGCTGAATATAGAAAAGAAATTTTGGATTGATTGCTGGTGTTGGATAACCTTCTTGTGCAAAGCTGCTTATTGCTGTGCAAAATAGCAAGTATATAGAGTTGATCAGATTCTTCATCTTATGGTTATTTTACTTCCGTAAAAATAACTATTCTTGACTTAGAATTAAGCGGTCACGTTCAATATATTAAAAAAGCAAGCCCGAAATAAAATACATCGGGCTTGCTATAATTTATAATACTAAATTTCTGAACTTATTCAGCTCTTAAGATTTTAGCAGCTTCAACCATTGCTTCTAAAGCAGCTTTAGTTTCAGGCCAAGCACGAGTTTTCAAACCACAGTCAGGGTTTACCCAAAGTTGTGCTGCAGGAACTACAGCTTTTGCTTTGCGTAATAATTCAACCATTTCTTCTGTACTAGGTACGCGAGGAGAGTGGATGTCATATACACCTGGACCTATATCGTTCGGATATTTAAAATCAGCAGCAAAAGCGTCTAATAACTCCATTTGAGAACGAGATGTTTCAATCGTGATTACGTCAGCATCCATTGCAGCGATATCTTCGATGATATCATTGAATTCAGAGTAACACATGTGTGTATGAATTTGTGTATCATCGTCTACATTTGAAGAAGATACACGGAATGAGCGGACTGCCCAATCCAAATATTGTTGTTGATCAGCTTTGCGTAATGGAAGGCCTTCGCGTATTGCTGGCTCATCAATCTGGATAATTTTGATACCTGCTTTTTCTAGAGCTTGTACTTCATCTAAGATCGCTAATGCAATTTGGTATGTTGTGGTAGAACGGGGTTGATCGTTACGTACGAATGACCATTGTAAGATTGTTACTGGACCAGTTAACATTCCTTTTACAGGACGGTTAGTTAAAGTCTGTGCATAGGCTGACCAACGAACAGTCATGTCTGCAGGACGGTATACATCGCCATAAATAACTGGAGGTTTAACACAACGTGAACCATATGATTGTACCCAACCATTTTTAGTGAATGCGTAACCAGCTAATTGCTCACCGAAATACTCAACCATATCATTACGCTCGAACTCACCGTGAACTAGAACGTCGATATCCAATTGCTCTTGAAGGCGGATTGTTCTTTCTGTTTCTTCGGCGATTTCTTTATCATACTGCTCTTGAGAAATTACACCTTTTTTCAAGTCTGCTCTCCATTTACGAACATCTTTCGTTTGTGGGAATGAACCGATAGTTGTTGTTGGGAATGCAGGAAGGTTAAATTTTTCTTGTTGTGCTTCTTTACGTGAAGTAAATGTAGAAGTACGTTTAGCATCATCATCAGTGATATTTGCAGTACGCTCTTTAACTTCTGGTTTATGAATCAAGGTAGAAGTACGACGATCTTCAGCAGCAGCTTTATTTGCTTCGAAACGCTCAGCAGTTTTTGAATCTACTTCGCCATCAGCTAAAATCGCTAAATCTTTTACCTCAGCTAATTTTTGTTTAGCAAATGCTAACCAATTTTTCACTTCTTTTGG
It includes:
- a CDS encoding RNA polymerase sigma-70 factor, translating into METKIFIINKENFEQIYLQYWEGMFAFCLKNIQDEEVAKEIVQEVFKSLWERRDDLRLKEVERYLIRAVKLKTFEYIRNKVTRQQHLENFSNNAQNYYLEYPLIAEELSQKISTLVNKLPAQCKNVFQMSRDQGLTNKEIANKLLISERAVEYHISKALKTLKTELNDYIN
- the trpC gene encoding indole-3-glycerol phosphate synthase TrpC, encoding MTILDKIVERKHVEVREAKAKISIEELSQYPLFNRTCYSLKESILDSRRTGIISEYKRASPSKGIINDTNSVSEVVKGYQDAGASAISVLTDADFFQGSLDDLKAARAVLTIPLLRKEFIVDKYQIAEAKAYGADIILLIAACLSTEKVKELSFYAKSLGLNVLLEVHNEEELNRNLFETIDAIGVNNRNLKDFTVSLSHSYDLVDKIPNSYIKISESGISDPATIRDLKKAGYHSFLIGETFMKTTDPGKALVEFIKEI
- a CDS encoding anthranilate synthase component II, giving the protein MSNHKILVIDNYDSFTYNLVHLLQECDQEYTVWRNDKFNLEDVAEFNKILLSPGPGIPEEAGLLLEVIRKYAETKSILGICLGQQAIAEVFGGKLYNMPRPLHGVATDLIITDPSEKLFEGYTNHSKIARYHSWAVEPSSLPDTLKVTATDEDGVIMALSHKKLDVKGLQFHPESVLTENGKKIIENWLKN
- a CDS encoding chorismate mutase, whose product is MIRPLEYCDNLSHVRSSIDCIDYRIIELIAQRAKYVQQAAQYKSSLEEVKADQRVINMFEQRSEWANSLHIEATLVENIFQTIIKHFFNLETEIFHEQS
- a CDS encoding anthranilate synthase component I family protein; protein product: MKYTFKTNLKKLLADTTTPVSIYLRLRDVFPNSILLESSDYHSRDNNISYICCQSIAHIKLDKTQLEIAYPNEKITIKSKKEINLKEEVASFRKAFAVTNTTERNIISNGLFGYFTFDAIEHFEDIKLTTAPSPKLDIPHMQYHVYKYVIAIDHFRNELYVFEHLLNDEESELEKLQYLIQNKNFPEYTFRITGEESSNRTDEEHRELVKKVKEHIQRGDVFQIVPSRAFSTPFLGDEFNVYRALRSINPSPYLFYFDYGNFKLFGSSPEAQLTIKNGEATIYPIAGTFKRTGNMEEDIKLAEKLKNDPKESAEHVMLVDLARNDLSRHCNQVEVKSYKEAQYYSHVIHLVSKVSGKLKSDVNPFDVVGDTYPAGTLSGAPKHMALTLIDRYEGQQRSFYSGAIGYMGFNGDFNHAIMIRSFLSKQNLLNYQAGGGIVLDSDPEMELQEVNNKIAALRKALELAETL
- the trmD gene encoding tRNA (guanosine(37)-N1)-methyltransferase TrmD, coding for MRFDIITVLPSLLDSPFAHSILQRAQKKGLAEIVVHNLRDYATNKQKSVDDYPYGGGSGMVMQIEPFASCIEKLLAERTYDEVIFMSPDGETLNQEIANNLSTKGNMMILCGHYKGIDQRIRDIYVTKEISVGDYVLSGGELPAAILTDAIIRLIPGVLSDETSALSDSFQDGLLDAPIYTRPADWKGHKVPDVLLSGHEAKIAEWRDEQQLKRTLERRPDLLND
- a CDS encoding ABC-F family ATP-binding cassette domain-containing protein → MINVNNISVSFGGTTLFSDVSFSINENDKIALMGKNGAGKSTLLKIIAGAGKATTGHVSGPKDAVIAYLPQHLLTQDNVTVFEETLKAFEEVYHMRDELEQLNEQLNVRTDYETDDYMKLIERVSELSEKFYSIEEVNYEAEVEKVLKGLGFERNDFTRQTSEFSGGWRMRIELAKILLKKPDLILLDEPTNHMDIESIQWLEDFLMNSAKAVIVISHDRAFVDNITNRTIEVTMGRIYDYKAKYSHYLELRRDRRLHQLKAYEEQQRFIADNQEFIDRFRGTYSKTLQVQSRVKMLEKLEVIEIDEVDTSALRLKFPPSPRSGQYPVMVEELTKKYGDHVVFQKADMVIERGEKVAFVGKNGEGKSTMIKAIMGEIEYEGSLKIGHNAKIGYFAQNQAALLDGELTVFDTIDQIAVGDVRVKIKDLLGAFMFSGDDTTKKVKVLSGGEKTRLAMIKLLLEPVNVLILDEPTNHLDMKTKDIIKDALQDFDGTLILVSHDRDFLDGLAHKVFEFGNKRVREHFTDIKGFLEYKKMNSLKDIEK
- a CDS encoding single-stranded DNA-binding protein; the encoded protein is MSTLRNKVQLIGHLGGDPIIKTSNSGTKVSTLRLATKDLFKNKAGEWVDETQWHTLVVWGNLNNIIEKHCQKGSQILVEGKLTYREFEDSINGKRTLTEIKVENIIVMSKSKSSKGNTTVNSEDTIEEDLPF
- a CDS encoding DUF4833 domain-containing protein, with product MKNLINSIYLLFCTAISSFAQEGYPTPAINPKFLFYIQHSEGHNTYVYEANMIDKLNFDNKNPIKNYRILYDKNGEIRPLTGIQQKFAYGIKSKELENNTFEIKIVSYANQPLYLKIDKTGKPYVETVVNGHKLNLQRIFIKQKEGTSGLGTQVEYLLFYGTDHYGKKVHEKLIP
- the metE gene encoding 5-methyltetrahydropteroyltriglutamate--homocysteine S-methyltransferase — protein: MLLTNNLGYPRVGAFRELKKANEAYWAKKISAQELLQAGLKIREGNWKTQKDAGIDLIPSNDFSFYDQVLDLTLTVGAIPAQYQSLLHTKDNGYNLDLYFAMARGFQQDGVDVTAMEMTKWFDTNYHYIVPEFVKNQEFKLTSEKFLNEYNEAKSLGIETKPVLIGPISYLLLGKEKETGFNRIDLIDKLVPVYEEILGKLAAAGAKYVQIDEPFLALDIDDATRALYTSVFTKLAAAAKDIKIIVTTYFEALRDNEETALNLPVYAVHVDLVRGENQLDTILAKVPASLTLSLGVVEGRNIWKNDYEKSLAQIKKAVDALGKDRVLVGPSSSLLHVPFDLDNEDNEESLPKEVKNWLAFAKQKLAEVKDLAILADGEVDSKTAERFEANKAAAEDRRTSTLIHKPEVKERTANITDDDAKRTSTFTSRKEAQQEKFNLPAFPTTTIGSFPQTKDVRKWRADLKKGVISQEQYDKEIAEETERTIRLQEQLDIDVLVHGEFERNDMVEYFGEQLAGYAFTKNGWVQSYGSRCVKPPVIYGDVYRPADMTVRWSAYAQTLTNRPVKGMLTGPVTILQWSFVRNDQPRSTTTYQIALAILDEVQALEKAGIKIIQIDEPAIREGLPLRKADQQQYLDWAVRSFRVSSSNVDDDTQIHTHMCYSEFNDIIEDIAAMDADVITIETSRSQMELLDAFAADFKYPNDIGPGVYDIHSPRVPSTEEMVELLRKAKAVVPAAQLWVNPDCGLKTRAWPETKAALEAMVEAAKILRAE